The Myxococcus virescens genome has a segment encoding these proteins:
- a CDS encoding ATP-grasp domain-containing protein, producing the protein MLRPGEDLLQVEERLWLLSAPTGQGIYDFAFDRFFACRRPYVLPESMEVVARVGVWNDYAERYRELAAAGIRLVHTPEQHLLATELPHWYPKLTDLTPRSVWFDERPDAETVERLLGWPVFVKGERQTSRHRKSLSIIEGPEQFRQAMAAYAKDPILHWQRVVCRELRPLRRVEEGAPDRIPSSFEFRTFWWKGELVGWGPYWWQGTPYTLTPEARHEALGLGREVARRLDVPFLVVDVAQEVSGRWIVIECNDGQESGYAGISPFALWRAILDAERETGAA; encoded by the coding sequence ATGCTTCGTCCGGGCGAGGACCTGCTTCAGGTGGAAGAGCGGCTGTGGCTTTTGTCCGCGCCGACCGGACAAGGCATCTATGACTTCGCCTTCGACCGCTTCTTCGCATGCCGCCGTCCGTACGTGCTGCCGGAGTCCATGGAGGTGGTGGCCAGGGTCGGCGTCTGGAACGACTACGCCGAGCGCTACCGCGAGTTGGCGGCAGCGGGCATCCGCCTGGTGCACACACCCGAGCAGCACCTCCTGGCCACGGAGTTGCCTCACTGGTACCCGAAGCTCACGGACCTGACTCCGCGGAGCGTCTGGTTCGATGAGCGGCCAGACGCGGAGACCGTGGAGCGTCTGCTGGGGTGGCCCGTGTTCGTGAAGGGTGAGCGGCAGACCAGCCGGCACCGCAAGTCGCTCTCCATCATCGAGGGGCCCGAGCAGTTCCGTCAGGCGATGGCTGCCTACGCAAAGGACCCCATCCTCCACTGGCAGCGAGTGGTGTGCCGGGAGTTGAGGCCCCTGCGCCGGGTCGAAGAGGGCGCGCCGGACCGCATCCCCAGCTCCTTCGAATTCCGCACCTTCTGGTGGAAGGGCGAGCTGGTGGGATGGGGGCCCTACTGGTGGCAGGGCACGCCGTACACCCTGACGCCGGAAGCGCGGCACGAGGCGCTCGGGCTCGGGCGTGAGGTGGCACGTCGGCTGGACGTGCCCTTCCTCGTGGTGGACGTGGCCCAGGAAGTATCGGGCCGGTGGATTGTCATTGAGTGCAACGACGGCCAGGAGAGCGGCTATGCGGGGATTTCTCCGTTCGCGCTCTGGCGGGCCATCCTGGATGCCGAGCGCGAAACCGGAGCGGCCTAG
- a CDS encoding MTAP family purine nucleoside phosphorylase, which produces MAVRVGIIGSPGLAQALGIPGKGESHILETPFGPHAGPIVTTELDGVSVAFVARHGTGHVYNATRAPYRANMYALKVLGVTHVLATGTVGSLREHIHPLQLALPDQVIDRTYRRPCTFYDDVAVHVDLGNPFCGTLRQVLEHARDPLGPTVHTEATYVCIEGPSLSTRAESMLYRTWGGDLVGMTGMPEARLAREAELHYAMVALPTDYDSWQPRAPGQEHDDLLAQVSHNRKAVTASGAALIRRALPRIGEARATCRCDTALALAIGTERSRIPDEVRGRLRPLLGRYLPPNVA; this is translated from the coding sequence ATGGCTGTCAGGGTGGGCATCATCGGGAGCCCCGGGTTGGCCCAGGCACTGGGCATCCCCGGCAAGGGTGAGTCCCACATCTTGGAGACGCCCTTCGGTCCTCACGCGGGCCCCATCGTCACCACCGAACTCGACGGCGTCTCCGTCGCCTTCGTCGCCCGCCACGGCACCGGCCACGTCTACAACGCCACCCGCGCGCCCTACCGCGCCAACATGTACGCGCTGAAGGTCCTGGGCGTCACCCACGTCCTCGCCACCGGCACCGTGGGCAGTCTGCGCGAGCACATCCATCCGCTCCAGCTCGCCCTGCCGGACCAGGTCATCGACCGCACCTACCGCCGCCCCTGCACCTTCTACGACGACGTCGCCGTCCACGTGGACCTGGGGAACCCCTTCTGCGGCACCCTGCGTCAGGTGCTCGAGCACGCCAGGGACCCGTTGGGGCCGACCGTGCACACCGAGGCCACCTACGTCTGCATCGAAGGCCCGTCCCTCAGCACTCGCGCGGAGAGCATGCTCTACCGCACGTGGGGAGGAGACCTGGTGGGCATGACGGGCATGCCCGAGGCCCGGCTCGCTCGCGAGGCGGAACTCCACTACGCCATGGTGGCCCTGCCCACGGACTACGACTCGTGGCAGCCGCGCGCGCCAGGGCAGGAGCATGACGATCTGCTGGCGCAGGTCTCCCACAACCGGAAGGCCGTCACCGCCAGCGGCGCCGCGCTCATCCGCCGCGCGCTGCCGCGCATCGGCGAAGCCCGCGCCACCTGCCGCTGCGACACCGCGCTGGCCCTGGCCATCGGCACCGAGCGCAGTCGCATCCCCGACGAGGTGCGCGGCCGCCTCCGTCCACTGCTGGGCAGATACCTCCCGCCCAACGTCGCCTGA
- a CDS encoding 2OG-Fe(II) oxygenase has translation MAARVSWKGADVVSTQSVTAGRSRPPGSVRAVKQVPERVADVDWARASEELDARGCATLERLVTPAECDALAALYPEDAVFRSRVVMARHGFGRGEYKYFEYPLPDVVAGLREALYPRLAPIANRWNMAMGIEVRYPESHAAYLERCHAAGQVRPTPLLLRYEADDYNCLHQDLYGEHVFPLQVAILLSEPGRDFTGGEFILTEQRPRMQSRAEVVPLRQGDAVVFAVHHRPVQGTRGVYRVNLRHGVSRIRSGQRHTVGVIFHDAA, from the coding sequence ATGGCCGCAAGGGTTTCCTGGAAGGGAGCAGACGTCGTGTCCACGCAGAGCGTGACGGCGGGACGGTCACGCCCGCCCGGCTCGGTCCGAGCCGTGAAGCAGGTCCCGGAGCGGGTGGCCGACGTCGACTGGGCACGCGCCTCGGAGGAGTTGGACGCGCGAGGCTGCGCGACGTTGGAGCGGCTCGTCACGCCGGCCGAGTGTGACGCCCTGGCGGCGCTGTATCCGGAAGACGCCGTGTTCCGCAGCCGCGTGGTGATGGCGCGGCACGGCTTCGGAAGAGGCGAGTACAAGTACTTCGAGTATCCGCTGCCGGACGTGGTCGCCGGGCTGCGCGAGGCCCTGTACCCCCGGCTCGCGCCGATTGCGAACCGCTGGAACATGGCCATGGGAATCGAGGTGCGGTATCCGGAGTCGCATGCGGCGTACCTCGAACGCTGCCACGCGGCGGGGCAGGTGCGGCCCACGCCGCTGTTGTTGCGGTACGAGGCGGACGACTACAACTGCCTGCACCAGGACCTCTATGGGGAGCACGTCTTCCCGCTCCAGGTGGCGATTCTGCTGTCGGAGCCCGGGCGGGACTTCACGGGAGGCGAGTTCATCCTCACCGAGCAGCGCCCGCGCATGCAGTCACGGGCGGAGGTCGTCCCGCTGCGCCAGGGAGACGCGGTGGTGTTCGCCGTCCACCACCGCCCGGTGCAGGGCACGCGAGGCGTGTACCGCGTCAACCTCCGGCACGGCGTCAGCCGCATCCGCTCAGGACAGCGCCACACAGTAGGCGTCATCTTCCATGATGCGGCTTGA
- a CDS encoding TIGR04551 family protein — MSHALLAALLVASSTATAQTPVPEGSPPAPAEAAPAAPAAPAESVPAETAPVSSTREGVSRDDLEALKEELREEIRAEAAKQSIGATDEWAEEFPEEKRKLEVFTLDGYFRVRPTLFYKFDLGKAPGRELFPRSPRSPQENTQSFATMRVRLAPTFNISEQVALKMEVLGLDNFIMGAMPDTLLPGNTRNLFGIFSESQDPLADALQDSIKLRRAYGEVKTPVGILRFGRMGSQWGLGMLRNDGTCFDCDFGDTVDRVQFVTNPFEGWYVTPMLDFNSEGVTDTRGTVGEPIDLTQSDDSHSWVIAIARRDTDQVIRSKLDNNQGVLQYGLHFTYRTQKWEYDGSTTNGQNTGFIPRDATLFVPDLWLKYEEKNWRLEFEAAAQLGRIGNRALDVGGINDPTLNQSLTVAQFGGVAQGELRLLDQKLSLNMELGFASGDKAYGFGNQPGRPGSGANGQTAPGDFEGPQYDCGTGGCRDNAIRNFRFNRDYRIDLILWRELLVGVTDAFYVRPSAKYTITEGFDIYGRVIYSQAMYAQSTPSTTNKALGLEVNVGADYKTEDGFIAGIAYGILFPMSGLQEFSETLRNDLDTPQTIRAWLGMQF; from the coding sequence ATGTCTCACGCCCTGCTGGCGGCGCTACTCGTCGCTTCGTCCACGGCCACCGCTCAGACGCCGGTGCCGGAGGGTAGCCCGCCCGCGCCCGCGGAAGCCGCACCCGCTGCTCCCGCCGCCCCCGCGGAGTCTGTTCCCGCGGAGACCGCGCCTGTGTCCTCCACTCGCGAGGGCGTCAGCCGTGACGACCTGGAAGCGCTGAAGGAGGAACTGCGCGAGGAGATTCGCGCCGAGGCCGCCAAGCAGTCCATTGGCGCCACGGACGAGTGGGCCGAGGAGTTCCCGGAGGAGAAGCGCAAGCTCGAGGTCTTCACGCTCGACGGCTACTTCCGCGTCCGCCCCACGCTCTTCTACAAGTTCGACCTGGGCAAGGCGCCCGGCCGGGAGCTCTTCCCGCGCTCGCCTCGCAGCCCGCAGGAGAACACCCAGTCCTTCGCCACCATGCGCGTGCGCCTGGCGCCCACCTTCAACATCTCCGAGCAGGTGGCGTTGAAGATGGAGGTCCTCGGCCTGGACAACTTCATCATGGGCGCCATGCCGGACACGCTGCTGCCCGGCAACACGCGCAACCTCTTCGGCATCTTCTCCGAGAGCCAGGACCCGCTGGCGGACGCGCTCCAGGACTCCATCAAGCTGCGCCGCGCCTACGGTGAGGTGAAGACGCCGGTGGGCATCCTGCGCTTCGGCCGCATGGGCAGCCAGTGGGGCCTAGGCATGCTGCGCAACGACGGCACCTGCTTCGACTGCGACTTCGGCGACACCGTGGACCGCGTCCAGTTCGTCACCAACCCCTTCGAGGGCTGGTACGTGACGCCGATGCTGGACTTCAACTCGGAGGGCGTCACCGACACGCGCGGCACCGTGGGCGAGCCCATCGACCTGACCCAGTCCGATGACTCGCACAGCTGGGTGATTGCCATCGCGCGCCGGGACACCGACCAGGTCATCCGCTCCAAGCTGGACAACAACCAGGGCGTGCTCCAGTACGGCCTGCACTTCACCTACCGCACCCAGAAGTGGGAGTACGACGGCTCCACCACGAATGGCCAGAACACCGGCTTCATCCCGCGGGACGCGACGCTGTTCGTGCCGGACCTGTGGCTGAAGTACGAGGAGAAGAACTGGCGGCTGGAGTTCGAGGCCGCCGCCCAGCTGGGCCGCATCGGCAACCGCGCGCTGGACGTGGGCGGCATCAACGACCCCACGCTCAACCAGAGCCTCACCGTGGCCCAGTTCGGCGGCGTGGCGCAGGGCGAGCTGCGGCTGCTGGACCAGAAGCTGTCGCTGAACATGGAGCTGGGCTTCGCTTCCGGCGACAAGGCGTATGGCTTCGGCAACCAGCCGGGCCGCCCGGGTTCGGGCGCCAACGGCCAGACGGCGCCAGGTGACTTCGAGGGCCCGCAGTACGACTGCGGCACGGGCGGCTGCAGGGACAACGCCATCCGCAACTTCCGCTTCAACCGCGACTACCGCATCGACCTCATCCTGTGGCGCGAGCTGCTGGTCGGGGTGACGGACGCGTTCTATGTCCGCCCGTCGGCGAAGTACACCATCACCGAGGGCTTCGACATCTACGGCCGCGTCATCTACTCGCAGGCCATGTACGCGCAGTCCACGCCGTCCACCACGAACAAGGCGCTGGGTCTGGAGGTCAACGTGGGCGCGGACTACAAGACGGAGGACGGGTTCATCGCCGGCATCGCCTACGGCATCCTGTTCCCGATGAGCGGCCTGCAGGAGTTCAGCGAGACGCTGCGCAACGACCTGGACACGCCGCAGACCATCCGCGCGTGGCTGGGGATGCAGTTCTAG
- the queG gene encoding tRNA epoxyqueuosine(34) reductase QueG, with protein MNVLPTTHLRDLASSVGFDLVGFARAEPIPPDFLLEWVAAGYAADMDWMGERAAERLDVSLLLPGAKTVISFANNYWRDDAETVDSPIARYARGRDYHSTLRDRMKAFRKALNVMYPGLGSYGGVDSGPLMEKVWAARAGLGYVGKNGCFITEPYGSWVLLATLVVDAGVDDYGNGPAADRCGACRRCLMSCPTGALVGNGRVDARACLSYQTIENREQQVPEAFRFKFDNLIFGCDICQQVCPLNRRPVFAEHPRFAPRAVAELGVRELAGLTVEQYEHLIPGTALARARYDGLRRNAVYALGVAKQADAKPLLEKLCGDSSELVRTAAQWALLQLDP; from the coding sequence GTGAACGTGCTGCCCACCACCCATCTGCGTGACCTCGCCAGCTCGGTCGGCTTCGACCTGGTGGGGTTCGCGCGCGCCGAGCCCATCCCGCCCGACTTCCTGCTGGAGTGGGTGGCGGCGGGCTACGCGGCGGACATGGACTGGATGGGCGAGCGGGCCGCCGAGCGCCTGGACGTCTCGCTCCTGCTGCCGGGCGCGAAGACGGTCATCTCCTTCGCGAACAACTACTGGCGCGACGACGCGGAGACGGTGGATTCCCCCATCGCGCGCTATGCCCGCGGGCGCGACTACCACTCCACGCTGCGCGACCGGATGAAGGCGTTCCGCAAGGCGCTCAATGTGATGTACCCGGGGCTGGGCAGCTACGGCGGCGTGGACAGCGGCCCGCTGATGGAGAAGGTGTGGGCGGCGCGCGCGGGGCTCGGCTACGTGGGGAAGAACGGCTGCTTCATCACCGAGCCCTACGGCTCGTGGGTGCTGCTGGCCACGCTCGTCGTGGACGCCGGGGTCGACGACTACGGCAACGGCCCCGCGGCGGACCGGTGTGGCGCGTGCCGCCGCTGCCTCATGTCCTGTCCCACGGGCGCGCTGGTGGGCAACGGCCGCGTGGACGCGCGCGCGTGCCTGTCCTACCAGACCATCGAGAACCGCGAGCAGCAGGTGCCGGAGGCGTTCCGGTTCAAGTTCGACAACCTGATTTTTGGCTGCGACATCTGCCAGCAGGTGTGTCCGCTGAATCGCCGGCCGGTGTTCGCCGAGCACCCGCGCTTCGCGCCCCGAGCGGTGGCGGAATTGGGTGTACGCGAGCTCGCGGGACTCACAGTGGAACAGTATGAGCACCTAATACCTGGCACCGCGCTGGCGCGCGCACGGTACGACGGGCTGCGCCGCAACGCCGTGTATGCGTTGGGTGTGGCGAAGCAGGCGGACGCGAAACCGTTGCTGGAAAAGCTCTGCGGCGATTCGAGTGAATTGGTACGTACCGCCGCGCAATGGGCGCTCCTTCAGCTCGACCCCTGA
- the alkB gene encoding DNA oxidative demethylase AlkB produces the protein MTMDLFDGLGGSGPREESLGPGAMVLRGFALAHDAELLSAVRDVALASPFRHMETPGGFRMSVAMTSCGSWGWVTDRTGYRYDAVDPVQGRPWPEMPAVFLRLAQVAAANAGFEGFIPDACLVNRYEPGAKMSLHQDKDERDFTAPIVSVSLGLPAVFLFGGAERADRPARVRLSHGDVVVWGGPARLRYHGITPLKPGHHPQVGGHRINLTFRKAR, from the coding sequence ATGACGATGGACTTGTTCGACGGCCTGGGCGGCTCTGGTCCTCGCGAGGAATCGCTGGGCCCCGGTGCCATGGTGCTTCGGGGCTTCGCGCTGGCCCACGACGCGGAGTTGCTGAGCGCGGTCCGGGACGTCGCGCTCGCTTCTCCCTTCCGCCACATGGAGACGCCGGGCGGCTTCCGTATGTCGGTGGCGATGACGAGCTGTGGTTCGTGGGGCTGGGTGACGGACCGGACAGGGTATCGCTATGATGCGGTGGACCCGGTGCAGGGACGGCCCTGGCCGGAGATGCCGGCGGTCTTCCTGCGGCTGGCTCAGGTCGCCGCCGCGAATGCAGGCTTCGAAGGGTTCATCCCTGATGCGTGCCTGGTGAATCGCTACGAGCCCGGGGCGAAGATGTCGCTGCACCAGGACAAGGACGAGCGTGATTTCACCGCGCCCATCGTCTCCGTCTCACTGGGGCTCCCGGCGGTCTTCCTCTTCGGTGGCGCGGAGCGAGCGGACAGGCCGGCGCGAGTACGGTTGAGCCATGGCGACGTGGTCGTCTGGGGCGGGCCAGCCCGCCTGCGCTACCACGGCATCACGCCGCTCAAGCCGGGCCATCATCCGCAGGTGGGTGGGCATCGCATCAACCTGACGTTCCGGAAGGCACGCTGA
- a CDS encoding M48 family metallopeptidase, whose product MQRILVAVLGVTLALGLSTGCAKQRISAEKAVARTLISDEQEEQLGKQVKAELETKEKIKYVQNAAVVDYVRGISASILNQASKDRPGVKWKINVIDDPKMVNAFATPGGYLYVYTGLILAADTEAELAGVMAHEAGHVVGRHSARAMVNQMGLQAITQAALGQNPGTVAQIAASLVSGGTLLAHGRGEEIEADEYGARYASGAGYDPRGLITFFEKLQKEQGDTPALMKWLSTHPTNRDRIANIQKIISQKKLRGSNNGPGGLPAIKQALGGK is encoded by the coding sequence ATGCAGCGCATCCTCGTGGCGGTACTGGGAGTCACCCTGGCATTGGGCCTGTCGACGGGCTGCGCCAAGCAGCGCATCTCCGCCGAGAAGGCCGTGGCCCGCACCCTCATCTCCGACGAGCAGGAGGAGCAGCTCGGCAAGCAGGTCAAGGCGGAGCTGGAGACGAAGGAGAAGATCAAATACGTGCAGAACGCGGCCGTCGTCGACTACGTGCGCGGCATCTCCGCCAGCATCCTGAACCAGGCCTCCAAGGACCGGCCCGGGGTGAAGTGGAAGATCAACGTCATCGACGACCCGAAGATGGTCAACGCCTTCGCCACGCCCGGCGGCTACCTGTACGTCTACACCGGCCTCATCCTGGCCGCGGACACGGAGGCGGAGCTGGCCGGCGTCATGGCGCACGAGGCGGGCCACGTCGTGGGCCGTCACTCCGCGCGCGCCATGGTCAACCAGATGGGCCTGCAGGCCATCACCCAGGCGGCGCTGGGGCAGAACCCGGGCACCGTGGCGCAGATCGCCGCGTCGCTGGTGAGCGGCGGCACGCTGCTGGCGCACGGCCGCGGCGAGGAGATTGAAGCCGACGAGTACGGCGCCCGCTACGCCTCCGGCGCGGGCTACGACCCGCGGGGCCTCATCACCTTCTTCGAGAAGCTCCAGAAGGAGCAGGGCGACACGCCCGCGCTGATGAAGTGGCTGAGCACGCACCCCACCAACAGGGATCGCATCGCGAACATCCAGAAGATCATCTCGCAGAAGAAACTGCGGGGCAGCAACAACGGCCCGGGTGGGCTTCCCGCCATCAAGCAGGCCCTGGGCGGAAAGTAG
- a CDS encoding YihY/virulence factor BrkB family protein encodes MRLPRLKHLSWREFSRRFVREFQEDSVTDIAAQLSYYLLFSLFPFLFFLVTLVAYLPFAPGAVDAMLDRIRPLVPGDALGLITGHLQSLVNQPQPKLLTAGLVITLWSASRGVNALRTALNLAYDVSESRPLWKTQGLAMLVTLMGSLLIPLSFAAFLLGGRLGLWLAGKLQLVDAFHLVWSWLRWPFTASLVMLVLALCYYLLPDVKQRFKYITPGSVLGTGLWLTSTWGFTQYVEHFGKYNVTYGSIGGVMVLLLWLYLSGLIFIVGGEINAILEHASVEGKSKGARGFGEPAPLEPPLKTPGAAKSASSAMRSKLARFRWRRRVARGQEPEPTVEEQDPRSSTLH; translated from the coding sequence ATGCGGTTGCCCAGACTCAAGCACCTGTCCTGGCGCGAGTTCAGCCGACGCTTCGTGAGGGAGTTCCAGGAGGACAGCGTCACCGACATCGCGGCGCAGCTGTCGTACTACCTGCTGTTCTCGCTGTTCCCCTTCCTCTTCTTCCTCGTCACGCTGGTGGCGTACCTGCCGTTCGCCCCGGGCGCGGTGGACGCGATGTTGGACCGCATCCGTCCGCTGGTGCCGGGAGACGCCCTGGGCCTCATCACCGGCCACCTGCAGTCCCTGGTCAACCAGCCCCAGCCCAAGCTGCTGACGGCCGGTCTGGTCATCACGCTGTGGTCCGCGTCGCGCGGCGTGAATGCGCTGCGCACCGCGCTCAACCTGGCCTACGACGTCTCTGAATCCCGGCCCCTCTGGAAGACGCAGGGCCTGGCGATGCTGGTGACGCTGATGGGCTCGCTGCTCATCCCGCTGTCCTTCGCCGCGTTCCTGCTCGGCGGGCGGCTGGGGCTGTGGCTGGCGGGCAAGCTGCAACTCGTGGACGCCTTCCACCTCGTGTGGTCCTGGCTGCGCTGGCCCTTCACCGCGTCACTGGTGATGCTGGTGCTGGCGCTCTGCTACTACCTGCTGCCCGACGTGAAGCAGCGCTTCAAGTACATCACCCCCGGCTCCGTCCTGGGCACGGGCCTGTGGCTGACGAGCACCTGGGGCTTCACGCAGTACGTGGAGCATTTCGGCAAGTACAACGTCACCTATGGCTCCATCGGTGGCGTGATGGTGCTGCTGCTGTGGCTCTACCTCTCCGGGCTCATCTTCATCGTCGGAGGCGAAATCAACGCCATCCTCGAGCACGCCTCGGTGGAGGGGAAGTCGAAGGGCGCCCGCGGCTTCGGGGAGCCCGCGCCGCTGGAGCCGCCCCTGAAGACGCCCGGCGCGGCCAAGAGCGCCAGCAGCGCCATGCGGTCGAAGCTGGCGCGCTTCCGGTGGCGGCGCCGCGTGGCCCGGGGGCAGGAGCCCGAGCCCACCGTGGAGGAGCAGGACCCTCGCTCCTCCACGCTGCACTGA
- the mutM gene encoding bifunctional DNA-formamidopyrimidine glycosylase/DNA-(apurinic or apyrimidinic site) lyase, with amino-acid sequence MPELPEVEIARRNLVRWFSDRRLVRAESENTRIFRGAERQQFDTLTGRLESLVRRGKYLLFAFEGGKGLMGHLGMTGKFVRRTEGQVAPYSRARFHLDDGHVIHFSDPRMFGRLEPAPAARLRELDAVRILGRDPLADGLTSGQLQQAVGSSRKELKVALMDQERISGLGNIHAAEALFRAGLHPSRQPGSLTPDEWKRLVQGIRAAIDFGLKEQEGEEPVYLEEGRSENPFQVYGRAGSPCSQCGTRVESFTQGGRTTHFCPRCQPRDGRRSEAGGPAVDGAKARPGKR; translated from the coding sequence ATGCCAGAGCTACCCGAAGTCGAAATCGCGCGGCGCAATCTGGTGCGCTGGTTCAGCGACCGGCGCCTCGTGCGCGCCGAGTCGGAGAACACCCGCATCTTCCGAGGCGCCGAGCGCCAGCAGTTCGACACGCTGACGGGCCGGTTGGAGTCGCTGGTCCGCCGGGGCAAGTACCTGCTCTTCGCCTTCGAGGGCGGCAAGGGGCTGATGGGGCACCTGGGGATGACGGGCAAGTTCGTCCGCCGCACCGAGGGGCAGGTGGCGCCCTACAGCCGCGCCCGGTTCCATCTGGACGACGGCCATGTCATCCACTTTTCCGATCCACGAATGTTCGGCCGCCTGGAGCCGGCGCCCGCCGCGCGCCTGCGGGAGCTGGACGCGGTGCGAATCCTGGGGAGGGATCCGCTGGCGGATGGCCTCACCTCGGGGCAGCTCCAGCAGGCCGTGGGCTCCTCCCGGAAGGAGCTGAAGGTGGCGCTGATGGACCAGGAGCGCATCTCCGGCCTGGGCAACATCCACGCCGCCGAGGCGCTCTTCCGCGCGGGCCTCCACCCCTCGCGCCAGCCCGGCTCCCTGACGCCGGACGAGTGGAAACGCCTGGTCCAGGGCATCCGCGCCGCCATCGACTTCGGCCTCAAGGAGCAGGAGGGGGAGGAGCCGGTGTACCTGGAGGAGGGGCGCTCGGAGAATCCATTCCAGGTGTACGGCCGCGCGGGGAGCCCATGCTCCCAGTGTGGCACCCGGGTCGAGTCCTTCACCCAGGGAGGCCGTACCACCCACTTCTGCCCCCGGTGCCAGCCGAGGGACGGACGCCGAAGTGAGGCGGGGGGGCCGGCCGTTGACGGCGCGAAGGCCCGCCCTGGTAAGCGTTGA
- the lptM gene encoding LPS translocon maturation chaperone LptM, giving the protein MRQVLARLCVAASVSLTLAACGIKGPPRPPGPPPAPATQAQPPPPESERGPREPSGPALSPTPETGVETPLSPPETEDAGAP; this is encoded by the coding sequence ATGCGCCAGGTCCTCGCGCGGCTGTGCGTGGCCGCCAGCGTGTCACTGACGCTGGCGGCGTGTGGCATCAAGGGGCCGCCTCGGCCACCCGGGCCGCCGCCAGCGCCTGCGACGCAGGCGCAGCCGCCGCCCCCTGAGTCGGAGCGAGGGCCCCGGGAGCCGTCGGGGCCCGCGCTGTCTCCCACGCCGGAGACCGGGGTGGAGACGCCGCTGTCACCGCCGGAGACCGAGGACGCGGGAGCCCCGTGA
- a CDS encoding DMT family transporter, protein MGAPSARPLTSTSPQSLGPVYAGLILQVLISAGTYLAGKRAMSELAPLTVVLWRFVLSGSVFMLLLCFLPGPRLPPRNEWGRVLMLGLLAGPVNQVFFFYGLSQSTAAHAALLYALTPLGVYLLSLGRGHERASLRAMGGIVTAFAGVVVLLLGRGLADASGSLMGDLLILGAVMSWVVYTTEGKPFVAIHGPIRATSWSMVASTFMMMLMAPFFAKPEAVLAASPAARYSIVYLGLLTSVVAYLLWYFALSRVPASKVAVFSNLQPAATALAAWAILDEALHWEIAVGGVLVLLGVRLTQAAHVRSPAVAPAEPARPPASSSVG, encoded by the coding sequence ATGGGCGCTCCTTCAGCTCGACCCCTGACGTCCACCTCTCCGCAGTCATTGGGCCCTGTCTACGCAGGGCTCATCCTCCAGGTCCTCATCAGCGCGGGAACGTACCTGGCGGGCAAACGCGCGATGTCGGAGCTGGCGCCGCTCACGGTGGTGCTGTGGCGTTTCGTGTTGAGTGGCTCGGTGTTCATGCTGTTGCTGTGTTTCCTGCCCGGGCCCCGGCTGCCGCCGCGCAACGAGTGGGGGCGGGTGCTGATGCTGGGCCTGCTGGCGGGGCCGGTGAACCAGGTGTTCTTCTTCTATGGCCTGTCCCAGTCCACGGCGGCGCACGCGGCGCTGCTCTACGCGCTGACGCCGCTGGGCGTGTACCTGCTCAGCCTGGGGCGCGGGCATGAGCGCGCCTCGCTCCGGGCGATGGGCGGCATCGTCACGGCGTTCGCGGGCGTGGTGGTGTTGCTGCTGGGGCGCGGGCTGGCGGATGCGAGCGGCTCGTTGATGGGAGACCTGCTCATCCTGGGCGCGGTGATGTCGTGGGTGGTGTACACGACGGAGGGCAAGCCGTTCGTCGCCATCCACGGACCGATTCGCGCGACGTCGTGGAGCATGGTGGCCTCCACGTTCATGATGATGTTGATGGCGCCGTTCTTCGCGAAGCCGGAGGCGGTGCTCGCGGCGAGCCCCGCGGCGCGTTACTCCATCGTCTACCTGGGCCTGCTCACGTCGGTGGTGGCGTACCTGCTCTGGTACTTCGCGCTGTCGAGGGTGCCGGCGTCGAAGGTGGCCGTGTTCTCCAACCTCCAGCCCGCGGCGACCGCGCTGGCCGCCTGGGCCATCCTGGACGAGGCGCTGCACTGGGAGATTGCGGTGGGCGGCGTGCTCGTGCTCCTCGGCGTACGACTGACGCAGGCGGCGCACGTCCGGTCGCCCGCCGTGGCGCCGGCTGAGCCAGCGCGGCCTCCCGCCTCATCGAGCGTCGGATAG